A genomic segment from Garra rufa chromosome 5, GarRuf1.0, whole genome shotgun sequence encodes:
- the rhogc gene encoding ras homolog gene family, member Gc, with amino-acid sequence MQTIKCVVVGDGAVGKTCLLISYTTNAFPDEYIPTVFDNYSTQTCVDGRAVSLNLWDTAGQEEYDRLRTLSYPQTHVFIICFSVASPSSHANVRHKWHPEVCHHCPGVPVLLVGTKRDLRGDKETLEKLKEQGMSPTTPQQGSALARSIGAVRYLECSALLQEGVREVFNEAVRAVLYPNAKKHTKKCVLL; translated from the coding sequence ATGCAGACCATAAAGTGTGTTGTTGTTGGTGATGGTGCAGTGGGAAAGACCTGCCTGTTGATCTCCTACACTACTAATGCCTTCCCAGATGAGTACATTCCTACGGTTTTCGACAACTACAGCACTCAGACCTGTGTGGATGGCCGTGCCGTCAGCCTCAACCTGTGGGACACGGCCGGTCAGGAGGAGTACGACCGCCTGCGAACCCTCTCCTACCCGCAGACGCACGTCTTCATCATCTGTTTCTCTGTGGCCAGCCCTTCCTCTCACGCCAACGTCCGGCATAAATGGCACCCGGAGGTGTGCCACCACTGTCCTGGCGTGCCTGTGTTGCTGGTAGGCACAAAGAGAGACCTGCGGGGGGACAAGGAGACCCTGGAGAAGCTGAAAGAGCAGGGGATGAGTCCAACAACTCCGCAGCAGGGCAGCGCGTTGGCCCGGAGCATCGGTGCGGTGCGATATCTGGAGTGCTCGGCCCTTCTGCAGGAGGGGGTCAGAGAGGTCTTCAACGAAGCAGTTAGGGCCGTTCTCTACCCCAATGCCAAGAAGCACACCAAGAAATGTGTGCTGTTATAA